A DNA window from Pleuronectes platessa chromosome 19, fPlePla1.1, whole genome shotgun sequence contains the following coding sequences:
- the dusp4 gene encoding dual specificity protein phosphatase 4 — protein sequence MEDLCEMDVSVLKRLLKDDSAKCLLLDCRSFLAFSAGHIRGAVNARCNTIVRRRAKGSALSLDQVLAGDEEVRGRLRSGMFSAVVLYDERTPDADTVKEDSTVTLVLHALCGDSAATDTYLLKGGYDRFFSEYPEFCLKTKSLPSLSSQSSVDSSCSSCGTPHHDQAGPVEILPFLYLGSALHASKKEVLDAIGISALLNVSADCPNHFEGAYQYKCIPVQDNHKEDISCWFLEAIEFIDSVRDSSGRVLIHCQAGISRSATICLAYLMKRKRVRLDEAFEFVRRRRSIISPNFSFMGQLLQFESQLLATSCAAEAAATSSPLLGPKSSTAVTSTAATPTSPFIFNFPVSVVNPTYLHHSPLTTSPGC from the exons ATGGAGGACCTGTGCGAGATGGACGTGTCGGTGCTCAAGCGGCTCCTGAAGGACGACAGCGCCAAGTGCCTGCTGCTGGACTGCCGCTCGTTCCTCGCCTTCAGCGCGGGACACATCCGCGGCGCCGTCAACGCGCGCTGCAACACGATCGTGCGCCGCCGGGCGAAGGGCTCCGCGCTCAGCCTGGACCAGGTGCTGGCCGGGGACGAGGAGGTGCGCGGCCGCCTGCGCTCCGGCATGTTCTCCGCGGTGGTGCTGTACGACGAGAGGACGCCGGACGCGGACACGGTGAAGGAGGACAGCACCGTGACGCTGGTGCTGCACGCGCTGTGCGGGGACTCGGCCGCCACGGACACGTACCTGCTGAAAG gcgGATACGACCGGTTTTTCTCAGAATACCCAGAGTTTTGTCTAAAGACCAAATCCTTACCGTCCCTCAGCAGCCAGTCCAGCGTGGACTCGTCCTGCTCGTCCTGTGGGACGCCGCATCACGACCAG GCCGGCCCGGTGGAGATCCTCCCGTTCCTCTACCTCGGCAGCGCCCTCCACGCCTCGAAGAAGGAGGTGCTGGACGCCATCGGCATCTCCGCCCTGCTCAACGTGTCCGCCGACTGTCCCAACCACTTCGAGGGGGCGTACCAGTACAAGTGCATCCCAGTGCAGGACAACCATAAAGAGGACATCAGCTGCTGGTTCCTGGAGGCCATCGAGTTCATAG acTCCGTGCGGGACTCCAGTGGGCGAGTGCTGATCCACTGTCAGGCGGGCATCTCCCGCTCCGCCACCATCTGCCTGGCCTACCTGATGAAGAGGAAGCGCGTGCGTCTGGACGAAGCCTTCGAGTTCGTGCGCCGGCGCCGCAGCATCATCTCGCCCAACTTCAGCTTCATGGGCCAGCTGCTGCAGTTCGAGTCCCAGCTGCTCGCCACCTCCTGTGCTGCCGAGGCGGCCGCCACGTCCAGCCCGCTCCTCGGACCCAAGTCGTCCACGGCCGTCACCTCCACCGCTGCTACGCCCACGTCGCCCTTCATCTTCAACTTCCCCGTGTCCGTGGTGAACCCCACCTACCTGCACCACAGCCCGCTCACGACCTCGCCCGGCTGCTGA